In a single window of the Gossypium hirsutum isolate 1008001.06 chromosome D02, Gossypium_hirsutum_v2.1, whole genome shotgun sequence genome:
- the LOC107908769 gene encoding putative transferase At1g60990, chloroplastic: MTTATATAPPCVAHLVSHSTARLQHSRAALLLHLNAAFRTKKTTKNNLSSRNTSSTIAAALPFELSPPPIDHDFLDSVTAEGAKVSEEGIIETFENDDEALDAFDNGVVVMDLSHFGRIRASGDDRIQFLHNQTTANFECLSEGQGCETVFVTPTARTIDIAYAWIMKKAVLLMVSPETCGNITEMLNKYIFFADKVEIQDITKQTCLFALSGPKSSEVMANLNLGDLVGQPYGTNRHYNVNGMPITVGVGNIISEEGFSLLTSPAAADSVWKTLLSQGAIPLGSNAWEKLRITQGRPAPGKELTNDFNVLEAGLWNSISLNKGCYKGQETISRLITYDGVKQRLWGIHLSAPAEPGSPITVNGKKVGKLTSYTTGRKECDHFALGYIKRKAASDGDTVIVGEKIIGTVVNVPFLSRQSPPPVKNSGPRLN; the protein is encoded by the exons ATGACGACTGCGACCGCGACGGCGCCGCCTTGCGTAGCTCACTTAGTTAGCCATTCCACAGCTCGTCTTCAACACTCCAGAGCCGCTCTTCTTCTTCACCTAAACGCCGCGTTTCGGACTAAGAAAACCACCAAGAACAATCTCTCATCGAGAAACACTTCATCTACCATCGCCGCCGCTTTACCTTTCGAACTCTCCCCTCCTCCTATCGATCACGATTTCCTA GATTCAGTTACAGCAGAAGGAGCAAAAGTTTCTGAGGAAGGGATAATAGAAACGTTTGAAAATGACGATGAAGCTTTGGATGCATTCGATAATGGCGTGGTG gttaTGGACCTTTCACATTTTGGAAGGATAAGAG CCAGTGGAGATGATAGGATTCAGTTTCTTCACAATCAAACCACTGCCAATTTTGAATGTCTTAGTGAAGGGCAG GGATGTGAAACCGTTTTCGTTACGCCGACGGCAAGGACGATTGATATTGCTTATGCTTGGATTATG AAGAAAGCAGTTTTATTGATGGTTTCACCAGAGACATGTGGAAACATAACTGAAATGCTCAATAA GTACATATTTTTTGCTGATAAGGTAGAGATTCAAGACATCACCAAGCAAACTTGCTTATTCGCTTTATCTGGTCCCAAGAGCTCTGAA GTGATGGCTAATTTGAATCTGGGTGATCTTGTTGGACAACCATACGGCACAAATCGTCATTATAAT GTGAACGGTATGCCTATAACTGTTGGGGTCGGAAATATCATTTCCGAAGAAGGTTTTTCATTGTTAACATCACCAGCGGCAGCCGATTCCGTCTGGAAAACTCTTCTATCTCAAGGTGCTATTCCTTTAGGTTCTAATGCCTGGGAAAAGCTAAGGATTACACAAG GTAGACCAGCTCCTGGAAAGGAACTTACCAATGACTTTAATGTTCTGGAGGCTGGTCTTTGGAACTCAATTTCATTGAACAAAG GCTGTTACAAGGGACAAGAGACAATATCAAGACTCATTACATATGATGGAGTTAAACAGAGACTGTGGGGTATTCATTTATCAGCACCTGCAGAACCAGGCAGCCCCATTACAGTTAATGGGAAAAAG GTGGGAAAGCTGACAAGCTATACAACAGGAAGAAAGGAATGTGACCATTTTGCTTTAGGCTACATAAAGAGGAAAGCGGCTTCAGATGGAGACACTGTAATTGTTGGAGAAAAGATTATTGGGACAGTAGTAAATGTTCCTTTTCTTTCTCGGCAATCTCCACCTCCGGTAAAGAACTCCGGCCCTCGACTCAATTGA